One genomic region from Prevotella sp. Rep29 encodes:
- a CDS encoding LicD family protein, producing the protein MINSIKKFLKSTSWGRVLYQPLNNVYRLYSVPKRKRILKKYGYDVLKKVFEISREENLRVFPMFGTLLGFIREGGYIPWDDDLDLGCISHDADTPYKIADILINKYGFEFVRGFAYRGQVVEYCLSYMGMPMDFFFMIPKGDHMLTISSFWRKDMNYSHYRQNSVFTTRQPLVERLETYFVHDIEIEVPTNYEELLVAAYGKNWKTPIKVVTSIDDGQSSNRELQDDFSYILSYTEFLNKDFG; encoded by the coding sequence ATGATTAATTCAATTAAAAAATTCTTAAAGTCAACATCATGGGGAAGAGTACTTTACCAACCATTGAATAATGTTTATAGATTGTATTCTGTTCCAAAAAGGAAACGAATATTAAAGAAGTATGGTTATGATGTTCTAAAAAAGGTTTTTGAAATATCGCGTGAAGAAAATCTTAGGGTGTTTCCGATGTTTGGTACGCTTTTAGGATTTATTCGTGAGGGTGGTTATATACCTTGGGATGATGATCTGGATTTGGGATGCATAAGTCATGATGCAGATACTCCATATAAAATAGCAGATATTTTAATTAACAAGTATGGATTTGAGTTTGTCCGAGGATTCGCATACCGAGGACAAGTGGTGGAATATTGCTTGTCATATATGGGTATGCCGATGGATTTCTTTTTCATGATACCTAAAGGAGACCATATGCTTACGATAAGTTCCTTTTGGAGAAAAGACATGAATTATTCTCATTATAGACAAAATAGTGTATTTACAACAAGACAACCATTGGTTGAAAGATTGGAAACTTATTTTGTCCACGATATTGAGATTGAAGTCCCAACAAACTATGAGGAACTCCTTGTTGCTGCTTATGGTAAGAATTGGAAAACACCAATCAAGGTTGTTACCAGTATTGATGACGGGCAATCAAGCAACAGAGAACTGCAAGACGATTTTTCATATATTTTGAGTTATACTGAGTTTTTGAATAAAGATTTTGGATGA
- a CDS encoding YhcH/YjgK/YiaL family protein, with protein sequence MIIDTLAHFEDYVKMHPLFDEVAKFLRNNRLAEMPEGIYPVKGDDVTVNVQIQNGKTRDEASLEAHRRMIDIQVPISTDETYGVSPLESLPETDFDEERDCSLWHGTAAENYVTCTPDMFVVFFPQDAHAPLITPAAKLKKAVFKVKV encoded by the coding sequence ATGATAATAGACACATTAGCGCATTTTGAGGATTACGTCAAAATGCATCCACTGTTTGATGAAGTGGCAAAATTCCTGCGCAATAACCGCCTTGCGGAAATGCCCGAAGGCATCTATCCCGTCAAGGGCGATGACGTGACGGTCAACGTGCAGATTCAAAACGGAAAGACCCGCGACGAGGCAAGCCTGGAGGCACATCGCCGGATGATTGACATCCAGGTGCCTATCAGCACGGATGAGACCTATGGCGTGTCACCTCTGGAAAGCCTTCCTGAAACGGATTTCGACGAAGAGCGTGACTGCAGCTTATGGCATGGGACGGCAGCCGAGAACTATGTGACGTGCACGCCGGACATGTTTGTCGTATTCTTTCCGCAAGACGCACACGCACCCCTCATCACTCCCGCTGCGAAACTGAAAAAAGCGGTCTTTAAAGTGAAAGTATAA
- a CDS encoding IS1634 family transposase: MYVRKKHNRSGSTSVVVVSKASGKYKEIKSFGSSTSEEEIHSLCDKAAAWIRSFGGQQELDFDDRKGKEVEETERFLSNIDNVLINGTRLLLDQVYDSIGFNRIPDEILRHLVIARVSQPRSKLATVDYLKSYYDEDVDLNHIYRYMDKLYNTQMELAQQISVEHTRKLFGGKIGLMFYDVTTLYFETAQTDVLREPGFSKDGKTAESQVILGLLVSEGGYPLSYSLFNGSQYEGFTMIPMIDDFKQRFNLGKDFVVVADSGLMNKNNVTLLQEAGYNYILGARIKSESASVKQWILSLEKVDKACYDYKRENGERLIVSYSDKRAKKDAYNRDRGIVRLRKAYKTGRITKSQVNKRGYNKFLEISKDIEVVISEEKIAEDCQWDGLKGYITNTDLDAERVIAEYHGLWVVERAFRISKGTLEMRPMFHFTERRIEAHVCICFIAYKVYKELERLIAINKIGMSVDKVLEAAKTITTIRVRMPKNGTYFTKTLFLTEKHLAVKPLFDISGNKS; the protein is encoded by the coding sequence ATGTATGTACGCAAGAAACACAATCGTTCCGGCTCTACAAGTGTGGTAGTGGTCAGTAAAGCGAGTGGAAAGTATAAAGAAATAAAATCGTTTGGCTCCTCTACATCCGAAGAGGAAATACATTCATTATGCGATAAGGCTGCTGCATGGATACGTTCATTTGGCGGTCAGCAAGAACTTGACTTTGATGACCGCAAGGGAAAGGAAGTCGAGGAGACAGAGCGTTTCCTTAGCAATATTGACAACGTGTTGATAAACGGTACTCGGCTTCTGCTTGATCAAGTCTATGACAGCATCGGCTTCAACCGGATTCCCGATGAGATTCTGCGTCATTTGGTAATCGCAAGGGTGTCGCAGCCCAGAAGCAAACTTGCCACAGTAGATTACCTGAAGTCATATTATGATGAAGATGTTGACCTCAACCACATCTATCGCTACATGGACAAGCTCTACAATACCCAGATGGAGCTTGCGCAGCAGATTAGCGTAGAGCACACCCGGAAACTGTTCGGAGGCAAGATTGGATTGATGTTCTACGACGTGACGACGCTCTACTTTGAGACAGCACAGACGGACGTATTGCGTGAACCGGGGTTTTCAAAGGATGGAAAGACGGCAGAGTCACAGGTTATACTCGGTCTGCTTGTATCAGAAGGAGGCTACCCGCTTTCATACTCTCTGTTCAACGGCAGCCAGTATGAGGGCTTCACCATGATACCAATGATAGATGACTTCAAGCAGCGTTTCAATCTGGGGAAAGATTTTGTTGTGGTGGCAGACTCAGGCTTGATGAACAAGAACAATGTCACTTTGCTGCAGGAGGCTGGCTACAACTACATACTTGGAGCCCGCATCAAGAGCGAGAGCGCAAGCGTGAAGCAATGGATTCTCTCTTTAGAGAAGGTTGATAAAGCCTGTTACGACTACAAACGTGAGAATGGGGAAAGACTTATCGTCAGTTATTCCGACAAGCGTGCAAAGAAGGATGCCTACAACCGTGACCGCGGAATTGTCCGATTGAGAAAAGCCTATAAGACCGGACGCATCACGAAGAGTCAGGTGAACAAGCGTGGCTACAACAAGTTTCTTGAAATCAGCAAGGACATAGAAGTCGTCATCAGCGAAGAGAAGATTGCAGAGGACTGCCAGTGGGACGGACTCAAGGGCTACATCACCAATACAGACCTTGACGCCGAGCGTGTCATTGCCGAGTATCATGGACTCTGGGTGGTGGAACGTGCATTCCGTATTTCAAAAGGAACTCTGGAAATGCGTCCGATGTTTCATTTTACAGAACGTAGGATAGAGGCACATGTCTGCATTTGCTTCATCGCCTATAAGGTATATAAGGAACTGGAGCGACTCATTGCCATTAACAAGATTGGGATGAGTGTCGATAAGGTGCTTGAGGCAGCCAAAACTATCACGACAATCAGGGTAAGGATGCCTAAAAACGGGACTTACTTCACTAAGACACTCTTCTTGACGGAGAAGCACCTCGCAGTGAAACCACTTTTCGACATATCTGGCAACAAATCTTAA
- a CDS encoding glycosyltransferase family 4 protein has product MIINIASLGGRTHLLDTARELAKYGHVVRFYSYVPTKRAMKYGLPKESSYTLFYLVFPFLVLFKLFGFGGWREYLYNKYCDILLAYYMKPCDVFIGQSPLHYYSIKRAKKKFGALTILERGTIHVLDYQKRLESAGLKPQNRKLIIRDLKGYNNPDYISVGSIQVRDSLVKYGIPSPKIFVNNYGFNPQYFSPTVLQKNNFDLLMVGRWSKMKGADIILEACKNKGYSFLHVGGLVDPFPTLSNMQHLDSIDEQMLYKYYAKARVFVLPSRCEGLALVQLQAMACGLPIVCSAYSGGRDLKKYIKEGEWIFEMKEFSVSEFIRNVDIALHISTTQIGERSYLNDKFAKASWKGYGERYHLFLQNTL; this is encoded by the coding sequence ATGATCATAAATATTGCATCTTTAGGCGGTAGAACGCATCTACTAGATACAGCTCGCGAATTGGCAAAATATGGGCATGTCGTGAGGTTTTATTCATATGTACCAACAAAGCGAGCAATGAAGTATGGACTTCCTAAAGAATCTTCATATACATTATTTTATCTAGTATTTCCATTCCTTGTATTATTTAAACTATTTGGATTTGGCGGATGGAGAGAATATCTATATAATAAGTATTGCGATATCTTGCTAGCCTATTACATGAAACCATGTGATGTCTTTATTGGCCAAAGCCCTTTACATTATTACAGCATTAAAAGAGCAAAAAAGAAGTTTGGCGCTTTAACAATTTTAGAAAGAGGAACAATTCATGTGTTAGATTATCAAAAAAGACTAGAATCTGCAGGATTAAAACCTCAAAATCGTAAACTCATAATAAGAGACTTGAAAGGATATAATAATCCAGACTATATATCTGTTGGCTCTATTCAAGTAAGAGATAGCCTTGTAAAATATGGCATACCATCCCCCAAAATCTTTGTTAATAATTATGGATTTAATCCTCAGTATTTCTCTCCAACAGTTCTTCAAAAAAATAATTTTGATTTATTAATGGTAGGAAGGTGGTCAAAGATGAAAGGAGCTGACATCATACTGGAGGCTTGCAAAAATAAAGGATATTCCTTTTTACATGTTGGGGGATTAGTTGACCCATTTCCCACTTTAAGTAATATGCAACATTTAGATAGTATAGACGAACAGATGTTGTATAAATACTATGCTAAAGCAAGGGTGTTTGTATTGCCATCAAGGTGTGAGGGACTTGCATTGGTTCAACTTCAAGCAATGGCATGTGGATTGCCGATAGTTTGTTCAGCATATAGTGGGGGGAGAGATCTAAAAAAATATATTAAAGAAGGGGAATGGATTTTTGAAATGAAGGAATTTTCTGTATCTGAATTTATACGAAATGTTGATATCGCTTTACATATATCTACAACTCAAATAGGAGAGCGTTCTTATTTAAATGACAAATTTGCGAAAGCGTCGTGGAAAGGATATGGTGAGAGATATCATCTGTTTTTACAAAATACTTTATAG
- a CDS encoding glycosyltransferase family 2 protein, with translation MKFSVITTCFNRAGTIRETIESALVQDYRDMEYIVVDGASTDGTLDVIREYEDRIDKIVSEKDSGMYEAINKGIRLAAGDVICLLHSDDVFYDNRTLSDVATAFEQHDADFVYADGLYADAKNPQKIIRNWIGGQYKRWKVRMGWLPLHPTCYIRREVMLREGLYDERYKIAADTDLLIRYLYERKLRVEYLHRYVVRMRMGGLSTDRQKRQMMWNEDVEIYRSHGFAPVSAKLMKMAWKVPQFISAKFVRI, from the coding sequence ATGAAATTCTCCGTCATCACAACATGTTTTAATCGTGCAGGGACGATTCGGGAGACCATCGAGAGTGCGTTGGTGCAGGACTATCGGGATATGGAATATATCGTGGTGGACGGGGCTTCGACGGATGGAACTTTAGATGTTATTCGGGAATATGAGGACCGTATTGACAAAATTGTTTCCGAGAAGGACAGCGGGATGTATGAAGCTATCAATAAGGGGATTCGTCTGGCAGCTGGTGACGTGATTTGCTTGTTGCATTCTGATGATGTGTTTTATGACAATCGTACGCTCTCTGATGTGGCTACAGCTTTTGAGCAGCACGATGCTGATTTTGTCTATGCTGATGGACTTTATGCGGATGCGAAAAATCCGCAGAAGATTATCAGAAACTGGATTGGCGGACAATACAAACGTTGGAAAGTGCGTATGGGGTGGTTACCATTACATCCCACGTGTTATATCCGGCGGGAGGTGATGCTGCGCGAAGGTTTGTATGATGAGCGTTACAAGATTGCAGCAGACACAGACCTCCTAATCAGATATTTATATGAAAGGAAGTTGCGGGTGGAATATCTGCACCGTTATGTGGTTCGGATGCGCATGGGCGGATTGTCCACCGACCGCCAGAAACGGCAGATGATGTGGAATGAGGATGTGGAAATCTATCGTTCGCATGGTTTTGCTCCCGTTTCCGCGAAGTTGATGAAGATGGCATGGAAGGTGCCGCAATTCATATCGGCGAAGTTTGTCCGCATATAG
- a CDS encoding phosphatidylinositol-4-phosphate 5-kinase — translation MKKNSKYIALIIFALMPFSGVAQKITLGSCDVKDGTITGTYQGEMAGGKPHGKGRTVYQNGNIYEGDYVKGKRQGDGVYTFNDGERYEGKWFQGHQHGFGTFYFQNDNKYVGYWYKDYQQDEGTMFYYNGDKYEGNWYQDKRSGKGRYTFASGAYYDGEWKDDMKNGKGFYDWGNGTTYDGMWLNNERSGKGVFKYADGDVYDGHWKNDVQHGKGVYRFSNGDVYEGDYAHGERTGEGIFKMANGARYTGHFDNGERSGIGVFIWQNGDSYTGAWSNDQQNGKGKLVKRNGDVIEGTFKNGQMDGEMTIHYQNGDRFRGTYRNGKRNGPAKEQTKDGKFFEGTYVNGERDGKFVEKDRNGHVTARGEYRNGRRIAE, via the coding sequence ATGAAAAAGAATAGTAAATACATTGCATTGATTATATTTGCACTGATGCCCTTTTCGGGTGTCGCACAGAAGATTACGTTGGGTTCTTGCGACGTGAAAGACGGAACGATTACCGGAACCTATCAAGGCGAGATGGCGGGTGGAAAGCCCCACGGAAAGGGGCGCACCGTCTATCAGAACGGAAACATCTACGAGGGAGACTACGTGAAAGGCAAACGGCAGGGCGACGGTGTCTATACCTTCAACGACGGCGAACGCTATGAGGGCAAGTGGTTTCAGGGGCATCAGCACGGTTTCGGCACCTTTTATTTTCAGAACGACAATAAGTATGTGGGCTATTGGTATAAGGACTACCAGCAGGACGAAGGCACCATGTTCTACTATAACGGCGACAAGTATGAAGGCAACTGGTATCAGGACAAGCGTTCGGGAAAAGGGCGCTACACCTTCGCCAGCGGTGCCTATTATGACGGCGAGTGGAAAGACGACATGAAAAACGGGAAAGGTTTTTATGATTGGGGCAACGGTACGACCTACGACGGCATGTGGCTCAACAACGAGCGGTCGGGGAAAGGTGTCTTCAAATATGCCGACGGCGATGTGTACGACGGTCATTGGAAGAACGATGTGCAGCACGGGAAGGGTGTCTATCGCTTCAGCAACGGCGATGTGTATGAAGGCGACTATGCACACGGAGAGCGCACGGGAGAAGGCATCTTCAAAATGGCGAACGGCGCACGATATACCGGGCATTTCGACAATGGTGAGCGCTCAGGAATCGGAGTGTTCATCTGGCAGAACGGCGATTCATACACCGGCGCATGGAGCAACGACCAGCAGAACGGGAAAGGAAAACTCGTGAAGCGAAACGGCGACGTGATTGAAGGAACGTTCAAGAACGGACAGATGGACGGCGAGATGACCATACACTATCAGAACGGCGACCGCTTCAGGGGAACCTACCGTAACGGCAAGCGCAACGGTCCGGCGAAAGAGCAAACGAAAGACGGAAAGTTCTTCGAAGGGACCTACGTCAACGGTGAGCGCGACGGGAAGTTTGTTGAGAAAGACCGCAACGGACATGTGACGGCACGCGGAGAATACCGCAACGGCAGACGCATAGCAGAGTAG
- a CDS encoding glycosyltransferase family 2 protein → MRIAAILTCHNRKEKTKLCLSSLFHVLSSCEVFLVDDGSIDGTSEMLRECFPQVHVTTGNGNLFWNRGMYVAWKEALKGDFDYYLWLNDDISLYPDFFDELLNCYNLSKDNTIITGLVEDETKTKIIYGGYDESRKMIQPSSALQKVKYMNGNVVLVSKDVVERIGILDPYYHHDLGDVDYGLRAMENNISVYATRKVVACGSVNNICRERKWGVSLITRFRILYSPLGSNPSICFYFRRKHYGILNASAYYVFLHVLNLMSDGMVRIIFGRKYIGG, encoded by the coding sequence ATGCGGATAGCAGCTATTCTTACATGTCATAATCGAAAAGAGAAGACTAAATTGTGCTTGTCTTCTTTATTTCATGTTTTGTCGAGTTGTGAAGTGTTCCTTGTAGATGATGGTTCTATAGATGGAACTTCTGAAATGCTTCGAGAATGTTTTCCTCAAGTACATGTGACAACAGGGAATGGGAATTTGTTTTGGAACAGGGGGATGTATGTGGCATGGAAAGAAGCGTTAAAAGGAGACTTTGACTATTATTTATGGTTGAATGATGACATTTCTCTCTATCCGGATTTTTTTGATGAACTTTTAAACTGTTATAATTTGTCGAAAGATAATACAATAATTACTGGACTTGTTGAAGATGAAACTAAGACGAAAATAATTTATGGAGGATATGATGAAAGTAGGAAGATGATACAGCCTTCCTCAGCATTACAAAAAGTAAAGTACATGAATGGCAATGTCGTGTTAGTCTCAAAGGATGTTGTCGAAAGAATAGGAATCCTTGACCCTTACTACCACCATGATTTAGGTGATGTTGATTATGGGTTGAGGGCTATGGAAAACAATATTTCAGTTTATGCAACTCGTAAGGTGGTAGCTTGTGGGAGTGTTAATAATATTTGTAGGGAGAGGAAATGGGGTGTCTCGCTGATAACGCGATTTAGAATTCTTTATTCTCCGTTGGGTTCAAATCCTTCTATTTGTTTTTATTTTCGCAGAAAGCATTATGGCATATTAAATGCATCAGCTTATTATGTTTTTCTACATGTACTCAATCTAATGTCAGATGGTATGGTGCGGATAATCTTCGGGAGAAAGTATATTGGTGGATAA
- a CDS encoding nucleotidyltransferase family protein, with product MGQNFFFQLLRNELWRKGDVPDALTFEEFDVVNVMAREQTVAGLVCNAIVRNNVRTGDDNAMRAMAVKVNHERRAMKMAEVLRVLTACLDKHRVNYVVFKGQTLAELYPEPVMRTLGDIDFYCAPADEERARRAVEQEMGVTVDVVELDKHHSFYYDGIRIELHYRMETFGSSRHQRYFDALVERTMSKPSSMQIGALSVKTMPPMMTILVCFKHLFNHFLVEGVGLRQICDMAMLFSRYHDEIDADELWHHLSMLGYAKAFKAVGALTVKHVGFPAEAFPFALTKRDYRWADRMMKEVLKRGNFGKYHRRETQDGAAKSLETARIAFGHCARFLPLAPWDILCLMPRRVSVTMKKYLA from the coding sequence ATGGGGCAGAATTTTTTCTTTCAGTTGTTACGAAATGAGCTTTGGCGCAAGGGTGATGTTCCCGATGCGCTGACTTTCGAGGAGTTTGATGTCGTGAATGTCATGGCGCGCGAGCAGACGGTGGCGGGGCTGGTGTGCAACGCTATTGTCAGAAACAATGTGCGGACGGGCGACGACAACGCCATGCGTGCGATGGCGGTGAAGGTCAATCACGAGCGCAGGGCGATGAAGATGGCTGAGGTGCTCCGCGTGTTGACCGCGTGTTTGGATAAGCATCGTGTGAACTATGTGGTGTTCAAGGGGCAGACACTTGCGGAGTTGTATCCTGAACCTGTCATGCGAACGCTGGGCGATATCGATTTCTATTGTGCGCCGGCTGATGAGGAGCGGGCACGGCGGGCTGTTGAGCAGGAGATGGGTGTGACTGTCGATGTGGTTGAACTTGACAAACATCATAGTTTTTATTACGACGGCATCCGCATCGAACTGCACTACCGCATGGAAACGTTTGGCTCTTCCCGCCATCAGCGCTATTTTGATGCGCTTGTTGAGCGCACCATGAGCAAGCCTTCGAGCATGCAGATAGGCGCTTTGTCGGTGAAAACCATGCCGCCGATGATGACGATACTCGTCTGTTTCAAGCACTTGTTCAACCATTTCCTGGTCGAGGGCGTCGGTTTGCGACAGATTTGCGACATGGCGATGCTGTTCTCGCGGTATCATGACGAGATTGATGCGGACGAGTTATGGCACCATCTCAGTATGTTGGGCTATGCGAAGGCATTCAAGGCGGTGGGTGCTCTGACGGTGAAACACGTCGGATTTCCGGCAGAGGCATTTCCTTTCGCCCTCACGAAGCGTGACTACCGATGGGCAGACAGGATGATGAAAGAGGTGTTGAAACGAGGAAACTTCGGGAAGTATCACCGCCGTGAGACACAGGACGGTGCGGCAAAAAGCCTCGAGACGGCACGGATAGCTTTCGGTCATTGTGCGCGTTTCCTGCCTCTGGCTCCGTGGGACATCCTTTGCCTGATGCCCCGACGGGTGTCTGTCACGATGAAAAAATATCTCGCATGA
- a CDS encoding outer membrane beta-barrel protein — MRKLLIISALLTASIVSVAQERKPWFDPWDLYVGPKAGIAYSNLSSLGGDAKIGVNAGVFVESHITERFAVCFDLMYARVGSDNVYHNNVIPNEDGSLPSAGPYYYKFDFLNTQYKLRYYVMKNLNIFTGLHLSRVVKAKSIVNDVESKIKKDIRSGDLLIPFGAEFSFKNLAVEATYHLPVRKLARSERAKTLLGNAKQNLITVTLAYKIQMF, encoded by the coding sequence ATGAGAAAACTATTGATTATTTCCGCTTTGCTGACCGCTTCCATCGTCAGCGTAGCACAGGAGCGAAAACCATGGTTCGACCCATGGGATTTATATGTCGGACCAAAAGCCGGTATTGCCTACTCAAACCTGTCGTCACTCGGTGGCGATGCAAAGATTGGAGTCAATGCCGGAGTATTTGTTGAGTCGCATATCACAGAGCGATTTGCCGTTTGTTTCGATTTGATGTACGCCCGTGTCGGTTCCGATAATGTCTATCATAACAACGTCATACCCAACGAAGACGGCTCTTTACCTTCTGCAGGTCCATATTATTACAAGTTCGACTTTCTCAATACACAATACAAACTGCGGTATTACGTCATGAAAAACCTCAACATCTTTACCGGATTGCACCTCTCAAGAGTTGTTAAGGCAAAGTCGATTGTCAATGATGTCGAGAGTAAAATCAAGAAAGATATTCGTTCCGGCGACCTGCTCATTCCCTTTGGTGCCGAGTTCTCTTTCAAGAATCTCGCCGTTGAAGCCACCTATCACCTGCCTGTCAGGAAACTGGCACGCTCTGAAAGGGCAAAAACCCTACTCGGAAATGCCAAGCAAAACCTGATAACAGTGACATTAGCCTATAAGATTCAGATGTTTTAG
- a CDS encoding glycosyltransferase family 2 protein, with protein sequence MKNTIAAIILTKNEEQHIERCISSLVGVCEEIIVVDSYSTDNTVQIAKDMGAKVFQNTWKNYATQFNFGIKKCNIQSEWIWRIDADEYLDKGLAKNVKEAISKCPEHVTGVYVKKRIDFMGKPLLHGGWYPAYHLKIFRKGYGECENRWMDEHIRLTEGKTITVEKGDQVDSNLNNLTWWTEKHNGYATREMVDMLMTEYGLDERKREITPKFYGTEEQRKRWLKIKYIKTPLFIRPFINFVFRYIIKGGFLDGKEGFLWHILQGFWYRMLVDAKIFELKKQFNWDKDKIKEYLIDNYVG encoded by the coding sequence ATGAAAAATACTATTGCAGCAATCATCTTAACAAAAAATGAAGAGCAGCATATTGAAAGATGTATTTCTTCATTGGTAGGAGTGTGTGAGGAAATTATTGTGGTAGATTCTTATAGTACAGATAATACCGTACAAATAGCAAAAGACATGGGAGCAAAAGTCTTTCAAAATACATGGAAGAATTATGCAACACAATTTAATTTTGGTATTAAAAAATGTAACATTCAGTCGGAATGGATTTGGAGGATAGATGCGGATGAATATCTTGATAAAGGTCTTGCAAAAAACGTAAAGGAGGCTATATCAAAATGTCCAGAGCACGTAACGGGAGTTTATGTAAAGAAGCGTATAGATTTCATGGGTAAACCTCTATTACATGGAGGGTGGTATCCTGCATATCATTTAAAGATATTTAGGAAAGGATATGGAGAATGTGAAAATCGGTGGATGGATGAGCATATTAGGCTAACAGAAGGTAAAACTATTACTGTAGAAAAAGGTGATCAGGTGGATTCTAATTTGAATAATCTTACGTGGTGGACTGAAAAACATAATGGTTACGCAACACGTGAAATGGTTGATATGTTGATGACCGAATATGGATTAGATGAACGTAAAAGAGAAATTACTCCAAAGTTCTATGGTACAGAAGAACAGCGTAAGCGTTGGCTTAAAATAAAATATATAAAAACTCCATTGTTTATAAGGCCATTTATTAATTTTGTGTTTCGCTATATTATAAAAGGCGGTTTCCTTGATGGAAAGGAGGGATTCTTGTGGCATATATTACAAGGTTTTTGGTATAGGATGCTTGTAGATGCTAAAATTTTTGAACTAAAGAAGCAATTCAATTGGGATAAAGATAAGATAAAGGAATATCTTATTGACAATTACGTTGGATAA
- a CDS encoding glycosyltransferase, producing the protein MKVIHYIPSIDQTSGGVGSYMQLLSKELGKLVELHVVTHHSKNELQLENCHIHYISRCWWQPRKVKKQFIKIMNRLNPDVFHVNTCWYPIAAYTAIWNYKELHVPMVYSPHGMLEPWILKRNYWLKKLPALMLYQRKALRVANVLHATADSEKDNLLRLGYNKNVEVVANGIDVDGIDLKISWRRSRKILFLSRVHIKKGINYLIDAVSILKKEFADYTITIAGEGDDSYIDDLKRFAQEKNVCHLFEFVGGIYGNKKWDLYQRSDLFVLPTHSENFGIVVAEALASGTPVITTKGTPWEDLETYHCGWWTEIGTEGTVRALKDFLQKDEKELEEMGRNGRRLIEERYSNKKIAKDMVKLYESLINKNKKSRQS; encoded by the coding sequence ATGAAGGTCATTCATTACATACCAAGTATAGACCAAACATCTGGTGGTGTCGGCTCGTATATGCAACTTTTATCTAAAGAGTTAGGTAAACTTGTGGAATTGCATGTAGTAACCCACCATTCAAAAAATGAGTTGCAATTAGAAAATTGTCATATTCATTATATAAGTAGATGCTGGTGGCAACCTCGCAAAGTGAAAAAACAGTTTATCAAAATCATGAACCGGCTCAATCCCGATGTGTTTCATGTAAACACTTGCTGGTATCCAATAGCTGCTTACACGGCTATTTGGAATTATAAAGAGTTACATGTTCCTATGGTTTATAGTCCACATGGCATGTTGGAGCCATGGATTCTGAAACGAAACTATTGGTTAAAAAAGCTACCCGCCCTCATGCTCTATCAAAGAAAAGCATTACGGGTAGCTAATGTACTCCATGCGACGGCAGATAGTGAGAAAGATAATTTGCTTCGACTCGGATACAACAAGAACGTAGAAGTTGTTGCAAATGGAATAGATGTTGACGGTATTGACTTGAAAATATCTTGGAGAAGAAGTCGAAAGATATTATTCCTGTCGCGTGTCCATATAAAGAAAGGTATTAACTATTTGATAGATGCAGTTTCTATCTTAAAAAAAGAATTTGCGGATTATACCATCACAATTGCAGGCGAGGGTGATGACTCTTACATAGATGATTTAAAAAGATTTGCCCAAGAGAAAAATGTCTGTCATTTATTCGAGTTTGTAGGAGGAATTTACGGAAACAAAAAGTGGGACTTATATCAACGGTCTGATTTATTCGTTTTACCAACGCATAGTGAGAATTTCGGTATTGTCGTTGCAGAGGCACTCGCGTCGGGAACGCCGGTGATTACAACAAAGGGCACCCCATGGGAAGATTTGGAGACATATCATTGTGGCTGGTGGACGGAAATAGGAACGGAAGGAACTGTTAGGGCACTTAAAGATTTCCTGCAAAAAGATGAGAAAGAACTGGAGGAGATGGGACGTAATGGCAGAAGACTTATCGAAGAAAGATATTCTAATAAGAAAATTGCCAAAGATATGGTCAAGTTATATGAGTCACTCATAAATAAAAACAAAAAATCAAGACAGTCCTAA